The Kwoniella mangroviensis CBS 8507 chromosome 1 map unlocalized Ctg02, whole genome shotgun sequence genome window below encodes:
- a CDS encoding glycine cleavage system T protein has product MIALQPILRCSHAIRPTSVSRRGVPTLIRGFASSIRLSEELHKTPLYDFHVENKAKMVPFAGWSMPLSYGEVGQITAHKHVRSSAGLFDVSHMLQHNFTGPGSQEFLLSLCPSSLDKLKPFSSTLSVLLNEEGGIIDDTIITKHSDESFYVVTNAGRSKEDKEWIQKKLSEWKGGEVKWDTLEGWGLVALQGPKASDVIKQMFLKDGQFDLDSIRFGQSAFVDLDGVKCHVARGGYTGEDGFEISIPPANAVELTSKITKHPDVQLIGLGARDSLRLEAGMCLYGHDLDESVSPVEAALSWVIGKNRRAEDSQPSFPGKSRVLSELSSGPSRRRVGFEITGSPAREGCKVFDLTGTTQLGIITSGIPSPTLGKNIAMGYIANGSHKKGTSVMVEVRKKLREAVVTPMPFVPTKYFK; this is encoded by the exons ATGATCGCCTTACAGCCTATCCTCCGATGCTCTCATGCTATCAGACCCACCAGCGTATCTCGACGAGGTGTTCCCACCCTTATTAGGGGGTTCGCGTCCTCCATAAGACTATCTGAGGAG CTCCATAAGACACCACTGTACGACTTTCACGTAGAGAACAAAGCTAAGATGGTCCCCTTTGCTGGATGGAGTATGCCATTGAGTTACGGTGAAGTAGgtcaga TCACCGCGCACAAACACGTAAGATCTTCCGCAGGTCTATTCGACGTTTCCCACATGCTTCAACACAATTTCACCGGACCAGGCTCCCAAGAATTCCTGTTGTCGCTCTGTCCCTCATCTTTGGATAAGCTCAAACCATTTAGTTCTACCCTGAGTGTATTGTTGAATGAAGAGGGTGGTATTATAGACGATACCATTATAACGAAACATTCCGACGAATCATTCTACGTAGTCACCAATGCAGGTAGATCTAAAGAGGACAAAGAGTGGATACAAAAGAAGTTAAGTGAATGGAAAGGTGGAGAAGTCAAGTGGGATACGTTGGAGGGTTGGGGTCTAGTAGCTTTACAGGGTCCAAAAGCATCTGATGTTATCAAGCAGATGTTCCTGAAGGATGGTCAATTCGATTTGGATAGTATCAGATTTGGTCAAAGTGCTTTTGTAGACTTGGATGGGGTCAAATGCCATGTCGCTAGAGGTGGTTatacaggtgaagatggatttgag ATATCAATTCCACCTGCCAATGCCGttgaactcacatcaaaAATTACCAAACATCCCGACGTTCAATTGATAGGTCTCGGAGCGAGAGATTCCCTGCGATTGGAAGCTGGTATGTGTCTTTACGGACATGACTTGGACGAATCTGTTAGTCCTGTCGAAGCGGCTTTAAGCTGGGTTATAG GTAAAAatagaagagcagaagattCTCAACCCTCTTTCCCAGGAAAATCGCGAGTATTATCAGAATTATCTTCTGGTCCATCAAGACGAAGAGTAGGATTTGAAATTACCGGTTCACCGGCTAGAGAAGGATGTAAAGTGTTTGATTTGACGGGTACAACTCAACTTG GTATAATCACATCGGGTATACCATCTCCCACATTAGGTAAAAACATAGCTATGGGATATATCGCGAATGGATCGCATAAGAAGGGTACATCAGTCATGGTTGAAGTGAgaaagaaattgagagaGGCCGTGGTCACTCCTATGCCTTTCGTACCTACCAAATACTTCAAGTAG